In Erigeron canadensis isolate Cc75 chromosome 7, C_canadensis_v1, whole genome shotgun sequence, one DNA window encodes the following:
- the LOC122608407 gene encoding uncharacterized protein LOC122608407, with product MQQRNSGNRRPSGTDGSDFSYRMVVDNRYTKVAKGKSTLSKILIIQTIVILLGLLVTLSTLLNNEPFDTLTVAFSFVTFVSVVIGELGRKRSRASLLKFYIAASSIGVLGSILAVVQSGIQLKNFHDPVVLKTEKVAVLKIACISIGLFVQIFSIATTTSVIRNMSPPKRAS from the exons ATGCAGCAAAGAAATTCCGGTAACCGCCGTCCATCAGGAACTGACGGCTCCGATTTCTCATACCGTATGGTCGTTGATAACC gtTATACAAAAGTTGCCAAGGGCAAATCCACTCTCTCCAAAATTCTCATCATTCAG ACAATTGTAATCTTGTTAGGACTACTTGTCACACTGTCTACACTATTAAATAACGAGCCTTTCGATACATTAACTGTTGCATTCAGCTTTGTGACTTTTGTTTCAGTCGTAATCGGAGAGTTAG GTCGGAAACGTAGCAGAGCGAGccttttgaaattttatattgCTGCATCGTCTATAGGAGTACTCGGATCTATTTTGGCTGTTGTCCAAAGCGGTATCCAACTCAAG AATTTTCATGATCCGGTTGTATTGAAGACAGAAAAAGTTGCTGTATTGAAGATTGCTTGTATTTCTATTG GACTGTTTGTGCAAATCTTTTCCATTGCTACAACAACTTCTGTCATTAGGAATATGTCTCCTCCAAAAAGAGCTTCTTGA